From a single Ciconia boyciana chromosome 6, ASM3463844v1, whole genome shotgun sequence genomic region:
- the BDKRB2 gene encoding B2 bradykinin receptor, producing the protein MVSITTENVTQLYNIMATQELTVSPTNFHNNSGLLNPYECIDYINSDVWKWLQDFQPGFLWFIFILGAIENSFVLIVLCFHKSHCTVAEIYLANMALADLMLVCALPFWAINISNKFQWPFGLFLCKAVNIMSNMNCYSSIYFLTLVSIDRYLALVKTMSLGRMRRTVYAKWSSFVVWMCALLICSPTMVFRNLQYYKEYNITACGLVYPASYWEPANNCLLNIVGFVIPVCIITYCTTQIIKALRSSELQNLKLVQTERRATALVLAVLLLFIVCWLPFQISTFIDTIRFLVPTLKCLEEINDVVTQVATYCAFSNSCLNPVLYVIVGKHFQKKAVEFYKDLFPKRCSKPQSVQMENSLDTLRTSISSEYPRKKSVFPSPR; encoded by the coding sequence ATGGTTTCCATCACAACTGAAAATGTTACACAGCTTTACAACATCATGGCCACCCAGGAGCTCACAGTCAGTCCGACAAATTTCCACAATAATTCGGGACTGCTTAATCCATATGAATGTATTGATTATATTAATTCAGATGTATGGAAATGGCTACAGGATTTTCAGCCCGGATTCCTCTGGTTTATATTTATTCTGGGAGCAATAGAAAATTCCTTTGTCCTCATAGTCCTGTGTTTCCACAAGAGTCACTGCACAGTAGCTGAAATTTACCTAGCAAACATGGCACTTGCTGACCTAATGTTAGTCTGTGCTTTACCTTTCTGGGCcattaatatttctaataaGTTTCAGTGGCCCTTTGGCCTGTTCCTCTGTAAAGCTGTCAACATAATGAGTAACATGAACTGTTATTCTAGCATTTATTTCCTGACACTAGTGAGCATCGACCGCTATCTGGCCTTGGTGAAAACTATGTCTCTTGGACGGATGCGACGAACTGTCTATGCCAAATGGAGTAGCTTTGTAGTCTGGATGTGTGCGTTGCTCATATGTTCACCTACAATGGTGTTCCGAAATTTACAGTATTACAAAGAATACAACATCACAGCCTGCGGTCTTGTTTATCCAGCCAGCTACTGGGAGCCTGCAAACAACTGTTTGCTGAATATTGTGGGCTTTGTGATCCCAGTCTGTATAATTACCTATTGCACTACGCAAATCATCAAAGCCTTACGAAGTAGTGAGCTACAAAACCTGAAGTTAGTCCAGACAGAGAGGAGAGCCACTGCGCTGGTCCTTGCTGTGCTCTTGCTGTTCATCGTTTGCTGGCTTCCATTCCAGATCAGCACTTTCATCGACACAATCCGTTTCCTCGTACCCACTTTGAAATGCCTGGAAGAAATCAATGACGTAGTGACCCAGGTAGCTACGTACTGTGCCTTTAGCAACAGCTGTTTGAATCCAGTCCTGTATGTAATTGTTGGGAAGCACTTCCAGAAGAAGGCTGTGGAATTCTACAAGGACTTGTTTCCAAAGAGGTGCAGCAAACCACAGTCTGTGCAGATGGAAAACTCCCTGGACACTTTAAGAACTTCCATTTCAAGTGAATACCCAaggaaaaagtctgttttcccaTCACCACGGTAG